One Methanococcus aeolicus Nankai-3 DNA segment encodes these proteins:
- a CDS encoding NAD(P)/FAD-dependent oxidoreductase, with protein MRELLDSEYDVIVIGAGPGGSMASYHSSINGAKTLLIDKSQEIGTPVRCAEAVPYLDEFGINPDPSFIRSKIDGGILVAPNGKKIIVKGGKTQGYVVERKIFDKHLAVRSANVGTKIAIKSRVVGLDYDGEKYTVIVNHLGQIYAIKAKIVIAADGVESSIAEMAGIKCKKKVTEICSCAEYEMTNVKLLDKNMMEFYFGDICPKGYVWIFPKGETANVGLGIIDSKKKAIDYLNEFLEHPLLEGRLDNATPIEFKCGGAPVGGPIEKTVADNFMVVGDAAGQISPISGGGIYLSLSCGSIAGKVAGEAIKSNNCSEDYLVEYENRWKEKYYKLLMDELKYKKVLQKFSEKELNALADAMDERLEEIDVAKIAFRAVKRAPSLLKYFKDII; from the coding sequence ATGAGAGAATTACTTGATAGTGAATACGATGTTATTGTTATCGGTGCAGGTCCAGGAGGGAGTATGGCATCATATCATTCGTCAATAAATGGTGCAAAAACCCTATTAATAGATAAATCCCAAGAAATTGGAACTCCGGTTAGATGTGCAGAAGCTGTCCCATATCTTGATGAATTTGGAATAAATCCCGACCCTTCATTTATTAGGAGTAAAATTGATGGAGGAATATTAGTTGCCCCAAATGGTAAAAAAATAATTGTTAAAGGAGGAAAAACACAAGGGTATGTTGTAGAAAGAAAAATATTCGACAAACACCTTGCAGTTAGAAGTGCAAATGTTGGAACTAAAATAGCCATTAAAAGTAGAGTCGTAGGATTAGATTATGATGGCGAAAAATATACTGTTATTGTCAATCATCTTGGACAGATATACGCCATAAAAGCAAAAATTGTAATTGCTGCTGATGGTGTTGAAAGCTCAATTGCAGAAATGGCAGGAATAAAGTGCAAGAAAAAAGTCACAGAAATATGTTCCTGTGCCGAGTATGAAATGACCAATGTTAAATTACTTGATAAAAATATGATGGAATTTTATTTCGGAGATATTTGTCCCAAAGGGTATGTGTGGATATTCCCAAAAGGAGAAACTGCAAATGTAGGTTTGGGAATTATAGACAGTAAAAAGAAAGCCATCGATTACTTAAATGAATTTTTAGAACATCCATTGTTGGAAGGAAGGTTGGATAATGCCACACCAATTGAATTTAAATGTGGTGGAGCTCCGGTTGGAGGGCCAATTGAAAAAACTGTGGCCGATAATTTCATGGTTGTTGGTGATGCCGCTGGGCAAATCAGTCCAATATCTGGCGGAGGTATCTATTTGTCATTAAGCTGTGGTTCAATTGCAGGAAAAGTTGCGGGAGAAGCCATTAAAAGCAACAATTGTTCAGAAGATTATTTAGTAGAATATGAAAATAGATGGAAAGAAAAATATTATAAATTATTAATGGATGAATTAAAATATAAAAAAGTTCTTCAAAAATTCAGTGAAAAAGAGTTAAATGCTTTGGCAGACGCTATGGATGAAAGATTGGAAGAAATTGATGTGGCAAAAATAGCATTTAGAGCGGTGAAAAGGGCACCATCTCTATTAAAATATTTTAAAGATATTATATAA
- a CDS encoding 4Fe-4S binding protein, producing the protein MEVNIEKCGYCGACVGVCNRLAIELIENTVIIDNEKCNSCGLCAIVCPLNALNTLEE; encoded by the coding sequence ATGGAAGTCAATATTGAAAAATGCGGATATTGCGGAGCTTGTGTTGGAGTATGTAATAGACTCGCAATTGAATTAATAGAAAATACAGTTATAATAGATAATGAAAAATGCAACAGTTGCGGACTTTGTGCAATTGTTTGTCCATTAAATGCACTAAATACTTTGGAGGAGTAA
- the yjjX gene encoding inosine/xanthosine triphosphatase, with translation MTLYENKQCEICGAPAKNFMFGSFICNNEDCIEKAKLLRGGPAGHKLKVVTVGSENPVKIKAVEEVITNTIGSVLVKGINTDSGVSPQPVGLEETSKGAINRAKEAFNSKSCLYGIGIEAGLIEMGGKYLDMHICAIYNGLDYTIGSSKGFELPEEIVTEIKKGVECSIAVQNIYNIQDIGKNEGIIGYITNGALNRIDLCKDAILSAMIPRLKLR, from the coding sequence ATGACATTATACGAAAATAAACAGTGCGAAATATGTGGAGCTCCCGCCAAAAATTTTATGTTTGGTAGTTTTATATGCAATAATGAGGATTGCATAGAAAAGGCAAAACTACTACGGGGAGGTCCAGCAGGGCACAAGCTAAAGGTAGTAACCGTTGGAAGTGAAAACCCAGTAAAGATAAAAGCCGTAGAAGAGGTGATTACCAATACCATTGGAAGCGTATTGGTTAAAGGAATAAATACAGATAGTGGGGTATCGCCCCAACCAGTTGGATTGGAAGAAACATCAAAAGGAGCCATTAACAGGGCAAAAGAAGCCTTTAATTCAAAATCTTGTTTATATGGTATTGGAATAGAAGCTGGACTTATAGAAATGGGGGGAAAATATTTAGACATGCATATATGTGCCATATATAACGGATTAGATTACACTATTGGGAGCTCCAAGGGATTTGAATTGCCAGAAGAAATAGTAACTGAAATAAAAAAAGGAGTTGAATGTAGCATTGCAGTTCAAAATATATACAATATTCAAGACATAGGCAAAAATGAAGGTATTATAGGATACATCACCAATGGTGCATTAAATAGAATAGATTTATGTAAAGATGCAATATTAAGTGCTATGATTCCACGACTAAAACTAAGGTAA
- the rnp3 gene encoding ribonuclease P protein component 3, with amino-acid sequence MELLDINYIFDNDGIDLLKEIGWNGSIAVQNNEYNKEKFEEIKKYGETQDFKVYSGLKIISKSKSPRDITKLVKKYRDKVDVILVGGGDITINRTALETHAVDILSSPERYRMDNGIDHILARLGSSHRVAIELNFKNLLEKQHYDRAKIIWSFRRNLFLAKKYDTPVVISSSAKNIYGIKAPKDLRSFLNTLTEDINYSNKIMDTPYKIANYRTYLKDKSVIRYGIEVFTNKNNECIEE; translated from the coding sequence ATGGAGCTCCTTGATATTAATTATATTTTTGATAATGATGGAATTGATTTATTAAAAGAAATTGGATGGAATGGTTCAATAGCCGTTCAAAATAATGAATACAACAAAGAAAAATTTGAAGAAATTAAAAAATACGGAGAAACACAGGATTTTAAGGTATATTCCGGACTAAAAATAATATCAAAATCAAAATCTCCGCGGGACATTACAAAATTAGTTAAAAAATACAGGGATAAAGTAGATGTTATTCTTGTAGGTGGTGGAGATATTACAATCAATAGAACGGCACTTGAAACTCATGCCGTAGATATATTGTCTTCACCAGAACGATATAGAATGGATAATGGCATAGACCATATTCTTGCAAGATTGGGGAGCTCCCATAGGGTGGCAATAGAATTAAACTTCAAAAATCTATTGGAAAAACAGCATTATGATAGGGCAAAAATTATATGGTCATTTAGGAGAAACCTATTTTTAGCAAAAAAATATGATACTCCCGTTGTTATATCCAGCAGTGCAAAAAATATATATGGGATAAAAGCCCCAAAAGATTTGAGAAGTTTTTTAAATACTCTGACAGAAGATATTAATTATTCAAATAAAATAATGGATACCCCATATAAAATTGCCAATTATAGAACTTATTTAAAAGATAAATCTGTAATTAGGTATGGCATTGAGGTATTTACCAATAAAAATAATGAATGCATTGAGGAGTAA
- a CDS encoding DUF211 domain-containing protein, translating to MPGLRRIVLDVLKVHEPKITDISMKLCALDKVEGVNISVYEIDKQTENIKITIEGNDIDYKPIKEIIESMNGVIHSIDEVAAGKTIIEKVITPQDR from the coding sequence TTGCCAGGATTAAGAAGAATCGTATTAGATGTTTTAAAGGTGCATGAGCCTAAAATAACAGACATATCTATGAAGTTATGTGCATTGGATAAGGTAGAGGGAGTAAATATTTCCGTATATGAAATAGATAAACAGACGGAAAATATTAAAATAACAATTGAAGGTAATGATATAGACTATAAACCCATAAAAGAAATAATTGAATCAATGAACGGGGTAATTCATAGTATAGATGAAGTTGCAGCTGGAAAAACAATTATAGAAAAAGTAATAACGCCCCAAGATAGATAA
- the cfbD gene encoding Ni-sirohydrochlorin a,c-diamide reductive cyclase catalytic subunit — protein sequence MILHPRPSPIAASMYQLRDIGIDAIILHGPSGCCFRTARLLEMDGVRVFTTAMDENDFIFGALEKLNNTIDEVINYLENNDPNKDKYIIGIVGTCASMIIGEDIFSPIDDFKEKNGKEVVIIPVDIHSGLNDNTIGAIRTMETCLDLLIIDEQEFNRQKEMLEKATEIEKTRGMAKSKYIKPVYDDDLDKVMEILKNAKNLKIACVLNAKKETSYLFAHPLIEINKFNEKNKSNNKIINIANLDQNIGLSKIKNDAKNLLKEYSNNNITIDYITGGLDEYPITGHKAMEILKKIKPDIVVVSGAPHALFIEELKNINKDIITIGISDGPRLYIPIKEVYDYGIIELDAHAKVLGKRNIVKSRMGEILNYVNK from the coding sequence ATGATATTACACCCAAGACCATCTCCAATAGCTGCGTCAATGTATCAATTGAGAGATATTGGAATAGATGCCATAATATTGCATGGACCAAGCGGTTGCTGTTTCAGAACTGCCAGATTATTAGAAATGGACGGAGTTAGAGTTTTTACCACTGCAATGGATGAAAACGATTTCATATTTGGAGCTCTGGAAAAACTAAATAATACAATAGATGAAGTAATAAATTATTTAGAAAATAATGACCCCAACAAAGATAAATATATTATCGGAATTGTGGGAACCTGTGCAAGTATGATAATAGGGGAGGACATATTTAGCCCTATTGATGACTTTAAAGAGAAAAATGGAAAAGAAGTTGTAATAATCCCAGTGGATATTCACAGCGGACTAAATGACAACACCATCGGGGCAATTAGAACAATGGAAACTTGCTTAGATTTATTAATAATTGATGAGCAAGAATTTAACAGGCAAAAAGAGATGCTTGAAAAGGCAACAGAAATTGAAAAAACGAGGGGAATGGCAAAAAGTAAATATATAAAACCTGTTTATGATGATGATTTAGATAAAGTTATGGAAATATTAAAAAATGCTAAAAATTTAAAAATTGCCTGTGTTTTAAATGCAAAAAAAGAAACTAGTTATTTATTTGCTCACCCATTGATTGAAATCAATAAATTTAATGAAAAAAATAAAAGTAATAACAAAATAATAAATATAGCAAATTTAGACCAAAATATAGGACTTAGTAAAATTAAAAATGATGCAAAAAACCTGTTAAAAGAATATTCAAATAATAACATAACCATTGATTATATCACTGGCGGTTTAGATGAATACCCTATAACAGGACATAAAGCCATGGAAATATTAAAAAAAATTAAGCCCGATATTGTAGTTGTTTCAGGAGCTCCGCATGCCCTATTTATTGAAGAATTGAAAAATATAAATAAAGATATAATTACAATAGGTATAAGTGATGGTCCAAGACTATATATTCCCATAAAAGAAGTTTATGATTATGGAATTATTGAGCTTGACGCCCATGCCAAAGTGTTGGGAAAAAGAAATATTGTAAAATCAAGAATGGGAGAAATTTTAAATTATGTTAATAAATAA
- the argC gene encoding N-acetyl-gamma-glutamyl-phosphate reductase — translation MVTISIIGGTGYTGSELLRILLNHPQVEIKHITSRKMDGVNITKVHPNLKNIKNIDNLVFENISPSNLDSDFVFCATPHGASMKIVPELYETGSKIIDLSGDYRFEDLSLYEKWYNLTHTGELPAVYGLPELHRNEIKKAQLVANPGCFPTGSILALAPLVKEGIIENRIIVDSKTGVSGAGVNPSETTHYPSVNENILPYKMTTHRHSPEIEKELEKLNISNNIKLSFTPHLAPLTRGILSTTHSYLKNTDIDRDIIIDIYNEFYKNEPFVRIFEEGAPTLTGVRGSNFCDIGGFEIDRHGRIVVVSAIDNLVKGASGQAIHNLNLMAGFNETESLLYGGLKP, via the coding sequence ATGGTTACAATATCCATAATAGGCGGAACAGGATATACGGGAAGTGAATTATTAAGAATACTTTTAAACCACCCCCAAGTTGAAATAAAGCATATTACTTCTAGAAAAATGGATGGAGTAAATATTACAAAAGTCCATCCAAATTTAAAAAATATTAAAAATATTGATAATTTAGTTTTTGAAAATATATCCCCAAGTAATTTGGATTCTGATTTTGTATTTTGTGCCACCCCTCATGGTGCATCGATGAAAATTGTGCCAGAATTATATGAAACAGGGTCAAAAATAATTGATTTAAGTGGAGATTATAGATTTGAAGATTTATCATTATATGAAAAATGGTATAATTTAACTCATACAGGGGAGCTCCCTGCTGTATATGGATTACCAGAATTACATAGAAATGAAATTAAAAAAGCCCAGTTAGTAGCAAATCCGGGCTGTTTTCCTACTGGTTCAATATTGGCATTAGCCCCACTTGTAAAAGAGGGAATAATTGAAAATAGGATAATTGTGGATTCAAAAACAGGAGTTAGTGGAGCAGGCGTAAATCCATCGGAAACAACCCACTATCCAAGCGTAAATGAAAATATATTACCCTACAAAATGACAACCCACAGACATAGCCCAGAAATTGAAAAAGAGTTGGAAAAATTAAATATATCAAATAATATTAAATTATCATTTACCCCACATTTAGCACCACTTACAAGAGGAATATTATCAACAACCCATTCATATTTAAAAAATACAGATATTGATAGGGATATCATTATTGATATTTATAATGAATTCTACAAAAACGAACCATTTGTAAGAATATTCGAAGAAGGAGCTCCCACGCTAACAGGTGTAAGAGGTTCTAATTTCTGCGATATTGGTGGTTTTGAAATAGATAGACATGGTAGAATTGTGGTGGTTTCTGCCATAGACAATTTGGTAAAAGGAGCAAGTGGGCAGGCAATTCATAATTTAAATTTAATGGCCGGATTTAATGAAACAGAAAGCCTATTGTATGGCGGTTTAAAACCATAA
- a CDS encoding 4Fe-4S binding protein, protein MLKNIFKNIFSKKHTITNGKTENPVLLNCIGCGMCVKSCPTNAIQIFKQRNTICTYCSACIEVCPNNAIYLNRHTIDAKKCTQCGYCNLVCTIPIIQQEIPIPETPVIKKGCNKCGLCISKCPNKAIYVKNNKIKINANKCKNCLSCIEFCPLNEIISPNDYIKNCIIKVDVDSCIFCKECEYICPMK, encoded by the coding sequence ATGCTAAAAAATATTTTTAAAAACATATTTAGTAAAAAACACACCATAACAAACGGAAAAACAGAAAATCCTGTTTTGTTAAATTGTATTGGTTGTGGGATGTGTGTAAAATCTTGCCCCACAAATGCCATACAAATTTTTAAGCAAAGGAATACGATTTGCACATATTGTAGTGCATGTATCGAGGTATGCCCAAATAATGCAATATATTTAAACAGACATACCATAGATGCTAAAAAATGTACACAATGCGGATATTGTAATTTAGTATGTACCATACCAATTATACAGCAAGAAATTCCCATTCCTGAAACGCCAGTAATTAAAAAAGGGTGCAATAAATGTGGTTTATGTATATCAAAATGCCCCAATAAAGCCATATATGTTAAAAATAATAAGATAAAAATAAATGCAAATAAATGCAAAAATTGTTTATCGTGCATAGAATTCTGTCCATTGAATGAAATTATTTCTCCAAATGATTATATTAAAAATTGCATAATTAAAGTAGATGTTGATTCCTGCATATTCTGCAAAGAGTGTGAATATATTTGTCCAATGAAATAA